One genomic window of Staphylococcus hsinchuensis includes the following:
- a CDS encoding DUF3169 family protein — translation MKVGRYLMMVLFGGIVGGIIGGLIGVSENINLLDRNNFANHHYVSIVSTIGIVINICLMIALFFVQKKALSYKRKIDNDESDTDADLYERKANIELLKSNFITYLSIFIGILVVFLVAIGNSTNDSDQLYMLLPNIITVIPSVMYGFFIQKFDSRYPKLGEKNYTEKTLYMMDEGERHIALVSMYKIYTFNIIMLMAAGLLLGIFSLRTNINQAPGLLIILILFCYNTFGYIFKIRKFYK, via the coding sequence ATGAAAGTAGGACGTTATTTAATGATGGTACTTTTTGGGGGGATAGTTGGTGGAATAATTGGCGGACTGATTGGTGTATCAGAAAATATCAATTTATTAGATCGCAATAATTTTGCTAATCATCATTACGTAAGCATTGTGTCCACTATTGGCATAGTTATAAATATATGCTTAATGATCGCTTTATTTTTCGTACAAAAAAAGGCATTAAGTTATAAAAGAAAGATAGATAATGATGAAAGCGATACTGATGCAGACTTATACGAAAGAAAAGCAAACATTGAACTCCTAAAATCTAATTTCATTACTTATTTAAGTATTTTTATAGGAATATTGGTAGTCTTTCTTGTTGCAATAGGAAATAGTACCAATGACAGTGACCAATTATATATGCTACTACCAAATATAATCACAGTTATCCCTAGTGTGATGTATGGTTTCTTTATTCAAAAGTTTGACTCGCGTTACCCAAAATTAGGTGAAAAAAATTATACAGAAAAAACTTTATATATGATGGATGAAGGTGAACGTCATATTGCATTGGTATCAATGTATAAAATATATACATTCAATATTATTATGCTCATGGCAGCTGGTTTATTATTGGGCATATTCTCTTTAAGAACAAACATCAACCAAGCACCTGGATTACTCATTATATTAATATTATTTTGTTATAATACATTTGGTTATATATTTAAAATTCGTAAATTTTATAAATAA
- a CDS encoding ABC transporter ATP-binding protein: MEHLLNVHNLNKSYDKAEFKLSDISLSIKPKEVVGLIGKNGSGKSTLINTLVGNRFKDSGEIQIFDQIVTGNDSSHKEHIGVVFDDLRVPNKLALTDINKVFQNIFETWNSDKFFSTIDYFDLPKDRLIKTFSRGMRMKAALSIALAHDSRLLFLDEATAGMDVSGREEVMEILEDYIAEGNGVLISSHISEDIEQLATRLVFMKNGQIILEEDKQYLLDHYGIIEQPEAEFNIPNHTLVATRKRNNTCITLVNRREEVTGARPIEGIDDATKLIMRGDR, encoded by the coding sequence ATGGAACATCTATTGAACGTACATAATTTAAATAAATCTTATGATAAAGCAGAATTTAAACTTTCTGATATTTCATTATCTATTAAACCGAAAGAGGTTGTTGGTTTAATTGGAAAGAATGGTTCAGGTAAATCAACTTTAATCAATACGTTAGTAGGTAATCGCTTTAAAGATTCTGGTGAAATTCAAATTTTCGACCAAATTGTGACTGGCAATGATTCAAGTCATAAAGAACATATCGGTGTCGTGTTTGATGATTTACGTGTTCCAAATAAATTAGCGTTAACCGATATTAATAAAGTGTTTCAGAATATCTTTGAAACTTGGAATAGTGATAAATTTTTCTCAACTATCGATTATTTTGACTTACCTAAAGACAGACTCATCAAAACATTTTCACGAGGCATGCGTATGAAAGCTGCCCTATCCATCGCATTAGCACATGACAGTCGTTTACTCTTCTTAGACGAAGCTACTGCAGGAATGGACGTTTCAGGGCGTGAAGAAGTGATGGAAATATTGGAAGACTATATTGCTGAAGGTAACGGTGTGTTGATTTCTTCTCATATTTCAGAAGATATTGAGCAACTCGCTACAAGATTGGTATTTATGAAAAATGGTCAAATCATCTTAGAAGAAGATAAACAGTATTTATTAGACCACTACGGCATTATTGAACAACCTGAAGCAGAATTCAACATTCCAAATCATACTTTAGTTGCGACGAGAAAACGAAATAATACATGTATAACACTAGTCAATCGTAGAGAAGAAGTCACAGGAGCACGTCCAATTGAAGGTATAGACGATGCCACCAAACTGATTATGCGAGGTGATAGATAA
- a CDS encoding ABC-2 transporter permease — protein sequence MKGLMLSSFYTSKKSLYTNLVIGIIASILFAFINPYMCCFLPMVFLISPVTDNIKHEKDSKWMYYISTLPTGRSLYVKGYYAYFGILILAGLILGSIVSLIFTQSFKVMLVTALIGIGAAGVYTIIFPLTFKFGPENSNVIMIAVAIIMLLIYFVFYFGIILPNIIKSDFSYTAAAEIPSTFIGAGIFGVFGLISIVGSYLLSLNVFKKQDL from the coding sequence ATGAAAGGTTTAATGTTAAGTAGTTTTTATACTTCGAAAAAATCACTGTATACAAATCTCGTTATAGGCATTATTGCTAGTATTCTATTCGCATTCATCAACCCATACATGTGTTGTTTTTTACCTATGGTTTTCCTAATTTCACCTGTTACAGACAACATCAAACATGAAAAGGACTCAAAATGGATGTATTACATTTCGACTTTACCGACAGGACGCAGCCTTTATGTTAAAGGTTATTACGCATATTTCGGGATACTCATATTAGCAGGCCTCATCCTCGGGAGTATAGTTTCATTAATATTTACACAAAGCTTTAAAGTCATGTTAGTTACTGCCCTAATTGGAATTGGAGCTGCTGGTGTATATACCATTATCTTTCCATTAACATTTAAATTCGGTCCTGAAAATTCAAACGTGATAATGATAGCTGTCGCAATCATTATGTTATTAATTTATTTTGTATTCTATTTTGGTATTATTTTGCCAAACATCATCAAATCTGACTTTTCTTATACAGCAGCTGCAGAAATACCTAGCACATTTATCGGCGCAGGCATATTTGGCGTTTTTGGTCTGATCAGTATTGTTGGCTCATACCTATTATCGTTAAATGTATTCAAAAAACAAGACCTTTAA
- a CDS encoding DUF5655 domain-containing protein encodes MGDIKLFDISGEKAYELKGAAVVIERSLQEIIEHNTESLLGITFLASEYTTGKKHSGRIDTLGIDENYSPVILEYKRATNENVINQGLFYLDWLMDHKAEFELLVMKKVGKEVSDKIDWKTPRLLCIAGGFTRYDEYAVQQINRNIELYRYKQFDNQYLMLDLINATVAKNAESYVNQKSSSSTANHPIQLTVNENIEKAGQELTDLYHELYDYLDALGDDVQVKELKYYIAFKRIKNFVCVEVYPKQNKIQLYVKVDLTQVNFESSFTRDVTNVGHYGTGNLSITIKNQHDLEKAKPYIEESYNNN; translated from the coding sequence ATGGGTGATATCAAGTTATTTGATATATCTGGTGAGAAAGCTTATGAATTGAAGGGAGCGGCTGTTGTTATAGAAAGATCGCTCCAAGAGATTATTGAACATAATACAGAAAGTTTATTAGGTATTACATTTTTAGCCTCAGAATATACAACTGGTAAAAAGCATTCAGGTCGCATTGATACTTTAGGAATTGATGAGAATTATTCTCCTGTGATACTAGAATATAAACGTGCGACAAATGAAAATGTTATTAATCAAGGGCTATTCTATTTAGATTGGTTAATGGATCATAAAGCAGAATTTGAATTATTGGTAATGAAAAAGGTTGGTAAAGAGGTTTCTGATAAGATAGATTGGAAAACGCCTCGCTTGTTATGTATTGCTGGCGGGTTTACGAGATATGACGAATACGCTGTTCAACAAATTAATCGTAATATTGAACTCTACCGTTACAAACAATTTGATAACCAATATTTAATGTTAGATTTAATTAATGCTACAGTAGCGAAAAATGCTGAGAGTTACGTAAATCAAAAATCATCAAGTAGTACTGCCAATCATCCAATACAACTTACAGTTAATGAGAATATTGAAAAAGCAGGTCAAGAACTGACGGATTTATATCATGAACTGTATGATTATTTAGATGCATTGGGTGATGATGTACAAGTGAAGGAATTAAAGTATTACATTGCCTTTAAACGAATTAAAAACTTTGTTTGTGTAGAAGTGTACCCTAAACAAAATAAAATACAACTTTACGTTAAAGTAGATTTAACACAAGTAAACTTTGAATCAAGCTTCACTCGTGATGTGACGAATGTTGGACATTACGGTACGGGGAATTTATCTATCACAATTAAAAACCAACATGACTTAGAAAAAGCAAAACCATATATTGAAGAAAGTTATAATAATAATTAA
- a CDS encoding restriction endonuclease subunit S, which yields MSLDDLGRSYTGLSGKTKKDFGYGESYFITYRNVFKNTIASSDLVEKVNINEFENQNKVEYKDILITTSSETPHEAGMSSIWLYSAKNMYLNSFCFGFRVTTKNIEPIYLARILRSSQLRKRITIIAQGSTRFNVSKNELLKLKVHLPILEEQRRIVDFLDNIDKMIENQSKKIDLLKERKKGFLQKMFV from the coding sequence ATGAGTCTAGATGATTTAGGTAGATCATATACTGGTTTATCTGGAAAAACAAAAAAAGACTTTGGATATGGAGAATCATATTTTATAACATATAGGAACGTTTTCAAAAATACTATTGCATCGTCTGACTTAGTTGAAAAAGTTAATATTAACGAATTTGAAAACCAAAATAAAGTAGAATATAAAGATATATTAATTACAACTTCCTCAGAAACTCCACATGAAGCAGGAATGAGTTCAATATGGTTATATAGTGCAAAGAATATGTATTTAAATAGTTTTTGTTTTGGGTTTAGGGTGACCACAAAAAATATTGAACCAATATATTTAGCGAGAATTTTAAGAAGCAGTCAGTTAAGAAAGAGAATAACTATAATAGCTCAAGGCTCTACACGTTTTAATGTTTCAAAAAATGAACTTTTAAAATTAAAAGTTCATTTACCTATATTAGAAGAACAAAGAAGAATTGTTGATTTTTTAGATAATATCGATAAAATGATTGAAAATCAATCTAAAAAAATCGATTTATTAAAAGAACGCAAAAAAGGCTTTTTACAAAAGATGTTTGTTTAA
- a CDS encoding type I restriction-modification system subunit M — MSITEKQRLQQAELHKKLWSIANDLRGNMDASEFRNYILGLIFYRFLSEKAEQEYNEALEGEDLTYEEAWADEDYREDLQEELIDNVGYFIEPKDLYANMIKEIENQTFDIEHLANAIRKVETSTLGEDSEEDFIGLFSDMDLSSSRLGNTVKERTALISKVMVNLADLPFVHSEMEIDMLGDAYEFLIGRFAATAGKKAGEFYTPQQVSKILAKVVTDGKDKLRNVYDPTCGSGSLLLRVGKEANVYRYNGQERNNTTYNLARMNMLLHDVRYENFDIQNDDTLENPAFQDEKFDAVVANPPYSAKWSADSKFNDDERFSNYGKLAPKSKADFAFIQHMVHYLHDDGTMAVVLPHGVLFRGAAEGTIRKYLIEEKNYLDAVIGLPANIFYGTSIPTCILVFKKCRNTDDSVLFIDASNEFEKGKNQNNLTDENVEKIIETYKNRETVEKYSYNAPLSEIEENDFNLNIPRYVDTFEEEEPVDLDQVQQDLDEIDNEISKVESEINSYLQELGVHKRD, encoded by the coding sequence ATGTCAATTACTGAAAAACAACGCCTGCAACAAGCAGAATTACATAAAAAGTTATGGTCGATTGCCAATGACCTTCGTGGCAATATGGATGCCAGCGAATTCCGAAATTACATATTAGGGCTTATTTTCTACCGATTTTTATCAGAAAAGGCCGAACAAGAATATAATGAAGCTCTAGAAGGCGAAGACCTTACATATGAAGAAGCATGGGCAGATGAAGACTACCGCGAAGACTTACAGGAAGAACTTATCGATAATGTTGGTTACTTTATTGAACCGAAAGATCTCTATGCGAACATGATTAAAGAAATCGAGAACCAAACTTTCGATATTGAACATTTAGCGAATGCGATTCGTAAAGTTGAAACGTCTACACTTGGTGAGGACAGTGAAGAAGATTTCATCGGTTTATTCAGTGACATGGATTTAAGTTCATCACGTTTAGGTAATACGGTGAAAGAACGTACAGCACTTATTTCTAAAGTTATGGTTAACTTAGCCGATTTACCATTCGTACATAGCGAAATGGAAATTGACATGTTAGGTGATGCATACGAGTTCTTAATCGGTCGATTCGCCGCTACAGCAGGAAAAAAAGCTGGAGAATTCTACACTCCACAACAAGTGTCTAAGATTTTAGCGAAAGTAGTGACAGATGGTAAAGATAAATTAAGAAACGTATACGATCCAACATGTGGTTCAGGGTCATTATTATTACGAGTTGGTAAAGAGGCCAACGTTTACCGTTACAATGGGCAAGAACGAAACAATACGACATACAACTTAGCGCGAATGAACATGTTATTACACGATGTACGCTATGAAAACTTTGACATTCAAAATGATGACACATTAGAAAATCCAGCTTTCCAAGATGAAAAGTTCGACGCCGTAGTAGCCAATCCGCCTTACAGTGCGAAATGGTCTGCGGATAGTAAATTCAATGATGATGAACGTTTCAGCAATTATGGTAAATTAGCACCTAAATCGAAGGCAGATTTCGCATTTATTCAACACATGGTGCATTACTTACATGATGATGGCACAATGGCTGTCGTGCTTCCTCACGGGGTGCTATTCCGTGGCGCGGCAGAAGGCACAATTCGTAAATATTTAATCGAAGAGAAAAACTATTTAGACGCTGTAATTGGTTTGCCAGCCAATATTTTCTACGGTACAAGCATTCCAACATGTATCTTAGTCTTTAAAAAGTGCCGTAACACAGACGACTCCGTGTTATTTATTGATGCATCAAATGAATTTGAAAAAGGAAAAAATCAAAATAATTTAACCGATGAAAATGTAGAAAAAATCATTGAAACATACAAAAACAGAGAAACTGTAGAAAAATATAGCTACAACGCACCATTATCAGAAATCGAAGAAAACGACTTCAATCTTAACATTCCACGCTACGTTGACACATTCGAAGAAGAAGAACCAGTTGATTTAGACCAAGTCCAACAAGACCTAGATGAAATCGATAACGAAATCTCAAAAGTCGAATCTGAAATCAACAGTTACTTACAAGAATTAGGAGTGCATAAACGTGACTAA
- a CDS encoding type I restriction endonuclease subunit R gives MAYQSEYELEQALIEQLKGNSYETVTINNDQQMLDNFRAILNERHADKLDGQPLTDKEFQRLLTMINGKGIFESARILRDKLPLKRDDESEVYLSFLDTRNWCKNKFQVTNQVAVEDKYKARYDVTILINGLPLVQIELKRRGVDINEAFNQVMRYRKQNFTGLFRYIQMFVISNGIETRYISNNDGEIFKSHMFYWSDKNNKRINTLSDFADSFLRPCHLAKMISRYMIINETDKLLMAMRPYQVHAVEALINQATETANNGYIWHTTGSGKTLTSFKTSQVLSEQEDIKKVIFLVDRKDLDSQTEEEFNKFSKGAVDKTNNTQQLVRQLNDKSLPLIVTTIQKMSKAIQGNAELLEQYKTDKVVFIIDECHRSQFGDMHRIVRQHFNNAQFFGFTGTPRFLENSSQDGRSTADIFGKCLHTYLIKDAIHDGNVLGFSVDYINTFKDQAIKTENEDMVEDIDKDEVWMSDRRVELIARHITENHNSYTRDRQYSSILTVQSIPALIKYYDAFKKIASEYNKPLTVAGIYSFQANEDDKEGEQTYHSRDKLEEMMQDYNARFGTNFTTDTFSEYFNHLSKNVKKGVKDNKIDVLIVVNMFLTGFDSKVLNTLYVDKNLKYHDLIQAYSRTNRVEKETKPFGKVVNYRNLKKNVDDALKLFSQTEDTDRVLMRSYGEYKSEFEEALKELKQIAPSPQFMDEVQDEEGKKEFVEAYRLLSKLILRMKAFDDFEFTVDEIGMDEQDFEDYKSKYFAIYDEVKPKKGQKNKVSILEDIDFEIEILSNDTINVSYIMNLVRQIDLEDKHEQQRNREQIRRILDNADDPTLRLKRDLIREFIDEVVPKLDQEDDIDEVYIEFENAKREEDFGNFAKEKSLDEQALKTITSEFQYSGVVDKNSLKDIVGKMPLKEKRKTKAAIANFVEEVTEKYSV, from the coding sequence TTGGCATACCAAAGTGAGTATGAACTTGAACAAGCATTAATTGAACAGTTGAAAGGAAATAGTTATGAAACGGTGACTATCAACAATGACCAACAAATGCTCGACAACTTTCGTGCGATTCTGAATGAACGACATGCCGACAAATTAGATGGGCAACCACTAACAGATAAAGAGTTCCAGCGTTTGTTAACGATGATCAATGGTAAGGGGATCTTTGAGAGTGCACGCATACTCAGAGATAAGTTACCGTTAAAGCGTGACGATGAATCAGAAGTTTATTTATCATTTTTAGATACGCGTAACTGGTGTAAAAATAAATTTCAGGTGACGAATCAAGTCGCTGTGGAAGATAAATATAAAGCGCGTTATGACGTGACGATTTTGATCAATGGTTTACCTTTGGTTCAAATAGAATTGAAGCGTCGTGGTGTAGATATTAACGAAGCGTTTAACCAAGTGATGCGTTATCGTAAACAAAATTTCACAGGTTTATTCCGTTACATTCAAATGTTTGTCATTAGTAATGGTATCGAAACGCGCTATATTTCGAATAATGATGGTGAAATATTCAAAAGTCATATGTTTTATTGGAGTGATAAAAATAATAAACGCATTAACACTTTAAGTGATTTTGCGGATTCATTTTTACGTCCATGCCACTTAGCGAAAATGATTTCTCGCTATATGATTATTAATGAAACGGATAAATTATTGATGGCAATGCGTCCGTACCAAGTTCATGCAGTAGAAGCATTGATTAATCAAGCTACGGAAACTGCAAACAATGGCTATATTTGGCACACGACGGGAAGCGGTAAGACGCTCACTTCATTTAAGACGAGCCAAGTCCTCTCAGAACAAGAAGATATTAAAAAAGTCATTTTCCTCGTTGACCGTAAAGATTTAGACAGTCAGACAGAAGAAGAGTTTAACAAATTCTCTAAAGGTGCCGTTGATAAAACGAATAACACACAACAATTGGTACGTCAGTTAAACGATAAAAGTTTACCACTAATTGTTACAACTATTCAAAAAATGTCGAAAGCAATCCAAGGTAATGCGGAATTATTAGAGCAGTACAAGACAGACAAAGTCGTGTTCATCATTGATGAGTGTCACCGTAGTCAGTTCGGTGATATGCATCGTATCGTGCGTCAGCACTTTAATAATGCGCAATTCTTTGGTTTTACAGGAACGCCTCGATTTTTAGAAAATAGCAGTCAAGATGGCCGTAGTACAGCTGATATCTTCGGCAAATGTTTACACACATATTTAATTAAAGATGCGATTCACGATGGTAACGTGCTCGGGTTCTCAGTTGACTATATTAATACATTTAAAGATCAAGCCATTAAGACTGAAAATGAAGATATGGTTGAAGACATTGATAAAGATGAAGTGTGGATGTCTGACCGCCGTGTTGAATTAATCGCACGTCATATTACAGAAAATCATAATAGCTATACGCGTGATCGCCAATATTCAAGTATTTTAACAGTGCAAAGTATTCCTGCACTCATCAAATATTATGATGCATTTAAGAAGATTGCTTCAGAATATAATAAACCGCTAACGGTTGCAGGTATTTATTCATTCCAAGCGAATGAAGATGATAAAGAAGGCGAGCAAACGTATCATTCTCGAGATAAATTAGAAGAAATGATGCAAGATTATAATGCACGCTTTGGCACTAACTTTACAACAGATACGTTCTCGGAGTACTTTAACCACCTGTCAAAAAATGTGAAAAAAGGTGTTAAAGATAATAAAATTGATGTACTTATTGTCGTAAATATGTTCTTAACTGGTTTCGACAGTAAGGTATTAAATACACTTTACGTCGATAAGAATTTAAAATATCATGACTTAATCCAAGCGTATTCGCGTACAAATCGTGTGGAAAAAGAAACGAAACCTTTCGGCAAGGTCGTAAATTATCGTAATCTCAAGAAAAATGTCGACGATGCTTTAAAGTTGTTCTCTCAAACGGAAGACACAGATCGTGTGTTAATGCGTAGTTACGGTGAATATAAATCAGAATTTGAAGAAGCCTTGAAAGAGTTGAAGCAAATTGCACCATCACCTCAATTTATGGATGAAGTGCAAGACGAAGAAGGTAAAAAGGAATTTGTTGAAGCGTACCGACTTCTTTCGAAATTAATATTAAGAATGAAAGCGTTCGATGATTTTGAATTTACTGTAGACGAAATCGGTATGGATGAACAAGACTTCGAAGATTATAAGAGTAAATATTTCGCAATTTATGATGAAGTTAAACCGAAAAAAGGTCAAAAGAACAAAGTCTCAATCCTCGAAGATATTGATTTCGAAATTGAAATTTTAAGTAATGATACAATCAACGTTTCATATATTATGAATCTGGTAAGACAAATCGATCTTGAAGACAAGCATGAACAACAACGTAACCGCGAACAAATTCGTCGTATTTTAGACAATGCGGATGATCCAACATTACGCCTAAAACGTGACTTAATTAGAGAATTCATTGATGAAGTCGTGCCGAAATTAGATCAAGAAGACGATATTGATGAAGTTTATATCGAATTTGAAAATGCGAAACGTGAAGAAGATTTTGGTAACTTTGCCAAAGAAAAATCACTCGACGAACAAGCTTTAAAGACGATTACATCAGAATTTCAATATAGTGGTGTTGTAGATAAGAATAGCTTAAAAGATATCGTCGGTAAGATGCCACTTAAAGAAAAGCGTAAGACGAAAGCTGCAATTGCGAACTTTGTTGAAGAAGTAACCGAAAAATATAGCGTGTAG